From one Mycolicibacterium sp. HK-90 genomic stretch:
- a CDS encoding VWA domain-containing protein has product MADPGRAHGHTSRYSRYTGGPDPLAPPIDLRDALEQIGQSVMEGSSPRRALSELMRRGTEGMRGTDRLAAEANRKRRELLQRHNLDGTLQEIKKLLDEAVLAERKELARALDDDARFGELQLDALSPSPAKAVQELADYDWRSPEARQKYDEIKDLLGREMLDQRFAGMKEALENATDEDRQRVNDMLDDLNDLLDKHARGEDTPQDFQQFMDKHGEFFPEKPRNIEELLDSLAQRAAAAQRFRNSLSAEQRAELDSLAQQAFGSPSLMNALNRLDAHLQSARPGEDWTGSERFSGGDPLGMGEGAQAMSDIAELEQLADALSQSYAGASMDDVDLESLARQLGADAAVDARTLSELEKALVNQGFIDRGSDGQWRLSPKAMRQLGQTALRDVAQQLSGRHGERDTRRAGAAGELTGATRPWQFGDTEPWNVTRTVTNAVLRQAGTGVAERPIRFAVEDVEISETETRTQACVALLVDTSFSMVMENRWLPMKRTALALNHLVSTRFRSDELQIIAFGRYARTVTAGELTGLEGVYEQGTNLHHALALATRHLRRHPNAQPVVLVVTDGEPTAHLEDFGDGHGSEVFFDYPPHPRTIAHTVRGFDEVARLGAQVTIFRLGSDPGLARFIDQVARRVQGRVVVPDLDGLGAAVVGDYLHSRRR; this is encoded by the coding sequence ATGGCTGATCCCGGTCGGGCTCACGGGCACACCTCGCGGTACTCGCGGTACACCGGTGGCCCCGACCCGCTGGCGCCGCCGATCGATCTGCGCGATGCGCTTGAGCAGATCGGTCAGAGCGTCATGGAGGGCAGCTCACCGCGGCGTGCCCTCTCGGAGTTGATGCGGCGCGGCACCGAGGGAATGCGTGGCACTGACCGGCTGGCCGCCGAGGCCAACCGGAAACGTCGAGAGTTGTTGCAGCGGCACAACCTCGACGGCACGTTGCAGGAGATCAAGAAGCTGCTCGACGAGGCCGTGCTGGCCGAGCGCAAGGAACTGGCCCGCGCGCTCGACGACGACGCGCGGTTCGGCGAACTGCAGCTCGACGCGCTCTCGCCGTCACCGGCCAAGGCGGTGCAGGAGCTCGCCGACTACGACTGGCGTAGCCCCGAGGCGCGGCAGAAGTACGACGAGATCAAGGATCTGCTGGGCCGGGAGATGCTGGATCAGCGTTTCGCCGGCATGAAGGAGGCGTTGGAGAACGCCACCGACGAAGACCGGCAGCGGGTCAACGACATGCTCGACGACCTCAACGATCTGCTGGACAAGCATGCTCGCGGGGAGGACACCCCGCAGGACTTCCAGCAGTTCATGGACAAGCACGGCGAGTTCTTCCCGGAGAAGCCGCGCAACATCGAGGAGTTGCTGGACTCGCTGGCGCAACGGGCCGCCGCCGCACAACGGTTCCGGAACAGCCTCTCAGCCGAGCAGCGTGCCGAGCTGGATTCGCTGGCACAGCAGGCCTTTGGCTCGCCGTCGTTGATGAATGCGCTCAACCGGCTCGATGCGCACCTACAATCTGCGCGGCCCGGAGAGGACTGGACCGGTTCGGAGCGGTTCTCGGGCGGTGACCCGTTGGGCATGGGGGAGGGTGCACAGGCGATGTCCGACATCGCCGAGCTCGAGCAGCTGGCCGATGCGCTGTCGCAGAGCTACGCCGGAGCATCGATGGACGACGTCGACCTCGAATCGCTGGCCCGCCAGCTCGGGGCGGACGCCGCGGTCGATGCCCGCACCCTGTCCGAGCTTGAGAAGGCCCTGGTGAACCAGGGCTTCATCGACCGCGGCTCCGATGGGCAGTGGCGGCTGTCGCCGAAGGCCATGCGCCAGCTCGGACAGACCGCGTTGCGTGATGTGGCGCAACAACTTTCGGGTCGGCACGGCGAGCGGGACACCCGCCGGGCCGGTGCGGCCGGGGAGCTGACCGGGGCGACGCGGCCGTGGCAGTTCGGTGACACCGAGCCGTGGAACGTCACCCGCACGGTGACCAATGCCGTGCTGCGCCAAGCCGGTACGGGCGTTGCCGAGCGGCCGATTCGGTTTGCGGTCGAGGACGTGGAGATCTCCGAGACGGAGACCCGCACCCAGGCGTGTGTGGCGCTGCTGGTGGACACCTCGTTCTCCATGGTGATGGAGAACCGCTGGCTGCCGATGAAGCGCACCGCGCTGGCCCTCAACCATCTGGTGAGCACTCGATTCCGCTCAGATGAGTTGCAGATCATCGCTTTTGGCCGTTATGCCCGCACCGTGACCGCGGGCGAGCTGACCGGGTTGGAAGGTGTGTACGAGCAGGGCACCAATCTGCACCATGCGCTGGCACTGGCCACCCGGCATCTGCGTCGTCATCCCAACGCCCAGCCAGTCGTGCTCGTGGTGACCGATGGTGAGCCCACCGCGCACCTTGAGGACTTCGGTGACGGTCACGGGTCTGAGGTGTTCTTCGACTACCCGCCACACCCGCGCACCATCGCCCACACGGTGCGTGGGTTCGACGAGGTGGCCCGCCTCGGCGCGCAGGTGACGATCTTCCGGCTGGGTTCCGATCCGGGGCTGGCCCGTTTCATCGATCAGGTGGCCCGGCGCGTGCAGGGGCGCGTGGTGGTCCCCGATCTCGACGGCCTGGGCGCGGCCGTGGTCGGCGACTATCTGCATTCGCGTCGGCGCTGA
- a CDS encoding sigma 54-interacting transcriptional regulator: protein MSQPKDLPRTVGELRASGHRERGVKAEIRENLLAALADRRDVWPGILGFDDTVIPQLERALIAGHDVVLLGERGQGKTRLLRALTGLLDEWTPVIAGSELGEHPYSPITPESIRRAADSGDDLPIEWRHRSERYTEKLATPDTSVADLVGDIDPIKVAEGRSLGDPETIAYGLIPRAHRGIVAVNELPDLAERIQVSMLNVMEERDIQVRGYTLRLPLDVLVVASANPEDYTNRGRIITPLKDRFGAEIRTHYPLEIDDEVGVIRQEAQLAAEVPDYLLGVLARFARNLRESSSIDQRSGVSARFAIAAAETVAASARHRSAILGEDDPVARVVDLATVIDVLRGKLEFETGEEGREQAVLEHLLRRATADTAQRLLGGIDVAPLVAAVEEGSPVTTGERVSAKDVLAALPDLPVIDTLASRLGAVSIGQRAAAVELALEALYLAKRVDKVTGEGETVYG, encoded by the coding sequence GTGAGCCAACCCAAGGATCTGCCTCGCACCGTCGGTGAGCTGCGCGCCTCCGGCCATCGTGAGCGGGGCGTGAAAGCCGAAATTCGGGAGAACCTGCTGGCCGCGCTCGCGGACCGTCGTGACGTGTGGCCGGGCATCCTGGGATTTGACGACACGGTGATCCCGCAGCTGGAGCGGGCCTTGATCGCCGGGCACGACGTGGTGCTGCTCGGTGAGCGCGGCCAGGGCAAGACGCGGCTGTTGCGCGCGTTGACCGGGCTGCTCGACGAGTGGACGCCGGTGATCGCCGGGTCCGAGTTGGGCGAGCACCCATACAGCCCGATCACACCGGAGTCGATCCGCCGGGCCGCCGATTCCGGAGACGATCTGCCGATCGAGTGGCGCCACCGCAGCGAGCGCTACACCGAGAAGCTGGCCACGCCGGACACCAGCGTGGCCGATCTCGTCGGCGACATCGACCCGATCAAGGTGGCCGAGGGCCGCAGCCTGGGCGACCCCGAGACGATCGCCTACGGGCTGATCCCGCGGGCGCACCGGGGCATCGTGGCGGTCAACGAGCTGCCCGACCTGGCCGAGCGGATTCAGGTGTCGATGCTCAACGTGATGGAGGAGCGCGACATTCAGGTCCGCGGTTACACCCTGCGGCTGCCGCTGGACGTGCTCGTCGTCGCGAGCGCCAACCCGGAGGACTATACGAACCGCGGTCGGATCATCACTCCGCTCAAGGACCGGTTCGGCGCCGAGATCCGCACCCACTACCCGTTGGAGATCGACGACGAGGTGGGCGTGATCCGGCAGGAGGCCCAGTTGGCCGCCGAGGTCCCGGATTACCTGCTCGGGGTGCTGGCCCGGTTCGCCCGCAATCTGCGCGAATCGAGTTCGATCGATCAGCGTTCCGGTGTGTCCGCGCGGTTTGCGATCGCCGCGGCCGAGACGGTGGCGGCCTCGGCGCGGCACCGCTCGGCGATTCTGGGTGAGGACGATCCGGTGGCCCGGGTGGTCGACCTGGCCACCGTGATCGACGTGCTGCGGGGCAAATTGGAGTTCGAGACCGGCGAGGAAGGGCGGGAGCAGGCGGTGCTGGAGCACCTGCTGCGACGCGCCACCGCCGACACCGCGCAGCGGCTGCTGGGCGGTATCGACGTCGCGCCGCTGGTGGCCGCCGTCGAGGAAGGCTCCCCGGTGACCACCGGTGAGCGGGTGTCGGCCAAGGACGTGCTGGCCGCGCTTCCCGACCTCCCCGTCATCGACACCCTCGCCTCCCGGTTGGGGGCGGTGTCGATCGGTCAGCGGGCCGCCGCGGTCGAATTGGCCTTGGAGGCGCTGTATCTGGCCAAGCGGGTGGACAAGGTGACGGGGGAGGGCGAGACGGTCTATGGCTGA
- a CDS encoding SDR family oxidoreductase, which translates to MPRTVLVTGATGTLGHHVVPEATDAGHHVRALSRQDRVGYTGVHWHQADLLSSDGLDAALDGVDVIVHCATQATGGKDVKAARNLIEAARRTGVEHLIYISIVGIEDIPLPYYKTKLRVEQTLETSGVGHTILRATQFHELIEKTFSAQRFSPLLWTLRDVRFQPIDTRDVATRLVALIDSEPAGRVTDIGGPAVHSHPELGQMYLSAHNSVRRVARFTLPGRIVAGYRSGANLTPENAIDGTSFQDYLGNGG; encoded by the coding sequence ATGCCACGCACTGTGCTCGTCACCGGGGCGACCGGCACTCTCGGCCACCATGTGGTGCCCGAGGCGACCGACGCCGGTCATCATGTCCGAGCGCTGAGCCGTCAGGATCGGGTCGGCTACACCGGCGTGCATTGGCACCAGGCCGACCTGCTCTCGTCCGACGGCTTGGACGCCGCCCTCGACGGCGTCGACGTCATCGTCCACTGCGCCACCCAGGCCACCGGCGGTAAGGACGTCAAAGCGGCCCGGAATCTGATCGAGGCCGCGCGGCGCACGGGCGTCGAGCACCTCATCTACATCTCCATCGTCGGGATCGAGGACATCCCGCTTCCTTATTACAAGACCAAGCTGCGGGTCGAGCAGACGCTCGAGACCTCCGGTGTCGGGCACACGATCCTGCGCGCCACCCAGTTCCACGAGCTAATCGAAAAGACGTTCTCGGCGCAGCGCTTCTCACCGCTTTTGTGGACGCTGCGGGACGTCCGATTCCAGCCCATCGACACGCGTGATGTGGCTACCCGACTGGTCGCGTTGATCGATTCAGAGCCGGCCGGGCGGGTCACCGACATCGGCGGCCCTGCGGTTCACAGTCACCCAGAATTGGGACAGATGTATCTATCAGCACACAACAGCGTGCGTCGGGTGGCCAGATTCACCCTCCCCGGCCGGATCGTCGCGGGTTACAGGTCGGGGGCCAATCTGACCCCGGAAAATGCGATCGACGGCACATCATTCCAGGACTATCTGGGTAACGGCGGATAG
- a CDS encoding DUF1707 domain-containing protein, translating to MSTSAPQGRSMRAADTDRIQVAQLLTDAAAAGRLPMTEYEERLAKAYAAQTYDDLARLSRDLPGAVNCSAGTCRPAPSTLLLAIMSGFERRGRWNVPKKLTTFALFGGGVVDLRYADFTAPDVDVRTYSIFGGQTILVPPEVNVDLHGVGVMGNFDQSVNGEGSAGAPRVHIRGFSLWGSVSVKRKKRRNQND from the coding sequence ATGAGCACTTCAGCGCCGCAGGGCAGGTCGATGCGGGCTGCCGACACCGACCGCATTCAGGTGGCGCAGCTCCTCACTGATGCTGCCGCCGCGGGCCGGCTCCCGATGACCGAGTATGAGGAGCGGCTGGCAAAGGCCTACGCCGCCCAAACCTATGACGATCTGGCCCGGCTGAGTCGCGACCTTCCCGGCGCGGTGAACTGTTCGGCCGGCACGTGTCGCCCGGCACCGTCGACGCTGCTGCTGGCGATCATGAGCGGGTTCGAGCGTCGCGGCCGGTGGAACGTGCCGAAGAAGCTGACGACGTTCGCGCTCTTCGGTGGTGGTGTCGTCGACCTCCGATACGCGGATTTCACCGCCCCCGACGTCGACGTCCGCACCTATTCCATCTTCGGCGGGCAGACCATCCTGGTGCCGCCGGAGGTCAATGTGGATCTGCACGGCGTGGGCGTGATGGGGAACTTCGATCAGAGCGTCAACGGCGAGGGTTCGGCGGGGGCACCACGTGTCCACATCCGCGGTTTCTCCCTCTGGGGCAGCGTCAGCGTCAAGCGCAAGAAGCGCCGCAACCAGAACGATTGA